The Candidatus Nezhaarchaeota archaeon DNA window ACATGCTTAGTTGCGAAATCCAAGCCTTAACCCCTCTGTCCTAATGCTCATTGACAGCTTTAAAGTCGTGCGATACCTTGTCTTAAACCTGCTGTACATGCAAGGGCTCTCTCACCAATTAAATTAACCCCACAAACCAGGTATATGTAAACATGATTTATCTTCAGAGCGGCACATCTCTAAGCTCGATGCTAGCTCACGAAGTCCTTGAGGATATGACTATAAATGCAAATTAAACTCATCGTCCTCAACGAAATGTGGAACGCAGGTCACGACGCTAAGATCGGCGATTAACTCCTTCATCAATTTAATTAACTGGGACTTTGTATGCACAATTTAATGCATAGGAAAAAAATGCGCATAAATCCCCTTGGTGTTAGCGAACGTTACCTTGAAATTATTCTCCAAGTGTCCCTATCTAGGAATCTTTCTCCAACCTCCACACCATAGAACTCCTTAAAGAACCTGCTGGCTTCTCTACGCTTACCTCTATCCATCCTGTACACCTTATTTAGCTCGTCGTTAGCCGGTCTCTTTATCTCAAGAGCATCCATTAAGGCGTTAATGAGCTCCTCGCCCCTCTTACTCATCACCAGAACCATGTTCCATCCATCAGGAGCACCGGTAGACCCTACATTGATGTCTGCGTATCTGGACACGAATTCAGGGCACTGCAAGCATGATGGTCTTGTAAGGCTTTCGTACTCTGATAGCGGTAGCTCATAGGACCTGCCTGCCTTATCGTAGACTATGACCTTACCCTTCACATCCACCTTGGCTAGGTCCTCCACTGCAACTCCAACCTTTGGTAAAAGTCTCTCAACCATGGAGTCATAGTCAAGGTTGTGCTTACAGAACAATCCGACTTTGTATGTTACCTTCCTTGAGATGCCGATATCAAACTCCGCTAATCTCTCTATAGCTCTAATTTGGCATGGAAGGCCCACAACCATAACGCTTTTCACTTTATCATATCTACCAAGCTCTATGAGCGATGGTATGTAGAAGTACTTGGACTTAGCGCACTTCAAGACATCCTCAGGCGTGAAGGCTAAAACGGGTTTTGGAATTAACCTGTCTTCAGTTCCAGCTAAAATGACTGCGTCCACGAGCTTTCTCTCAAGAGCTCTCATAGCCATGGTGGTAACAGTTCCACCGTCTTGCGCGATTGACAACACCTTCTCGTCTTTACTCCTTGCATGATATGCACCCATAATCTTGAAATCGTCTAAGTAGAAATCTCTCCTGACCCAAAGAGTTGCTTGGGGGCATACTATCAAGCACCGTGAGCAATCAACACATAGCTTAACATCTCTAGATACCCGGCTTGGCGTTCGAGGATCAAAGTAAACGGCTTTCCAATGGCAGGCAATAACGCATGCTCCACATACCGAGCATATGTTTGCATCTAGAAGTTGATATACGTTCGTAATTGGAAGTTTGGGTCTCCAGCTCATAACTTCTCACTCCTTTGTGCATTTCTTACGCGAAGACAATTTAACCCTTACCCCTTCTGTCTATGAGTTAATGGGCCCCTCATAGCTAAGAACCTTAAGTTCGGGAAGGCTAAGAGACGTTTACCTTGTTCTATTGATGGCTCTGAGCCGAAGATCTTCTTCACAATCCAAACAACCTCGCCCTACGTAATAATTGACGTGCAGGCTTCAACCTCTCCACGAGCAACCCTTAAGAGGAAGTTCTTTGCCCTCTTCGCTTCCTCGACACTCCTACATCGTACACTGTGGAGTATAAGAAGATATTTGAATCAACGTAGAGCAGGCTCCTCCTCGACCTCTTACTCTACTAACCTTTCGAGGTCCACTTTGCTAACGAGCTTTCGCTTAATTGCCGAGCAAAAATCTTCCGCGAACTCCTTAGGACTAACTACTGGCGTTATGACCAGCTCCTCCCTAACATCCATGAAAACTTCGTCGCCAGGTTTTATTCCCACGTACTCCTTCACGATCTTTGGAATCACCATCTGCCTCCTTCTCACAAACTCTCCTTCGGATTCTCATCAAATCTCGAAGTATAACCGGTTATGTTGGTTCTATTAGTTACACGCGCTTACGTTTAAAACTAGTTGGAAGTTATTTTGTAGTCTTCTATCGATATCTACTCGGAGAGGTGAGGTGGGCTACGCCGATTAGGGATGAAGTCTCAAACTGGTTGGCGGAAGCCAGGTCAGATGCGCATCATGCTGAGGCAAGTATTAACATAGGTGACTACAACTGGGCTTGCTTCGCGGCTCAACAAGCAGTTGAGAAAGCTTTGAAAGCTTTAATACTGCACGTCCTAGGTGAGTACCCTAGGGGTCACGACCTGGTCAAGCTCTATCGTAGGATTAAAGGTGCTATAGATGTACAACTTAGCGAAGGAGCTCTAGCTAAGCTATCCGCTTATTACACCATAGCTAGATACCCGAATGCAGGTATGGAGAGACCATCCGAAGAGATTACGAAGGAGAACGCCGAGGAGGCTTTATCAATAGCTAGAGGGGTACTAGATGAGATCACAAAGATTATTCGAGATCCGTAGGGAAGCACTAGAGGCTTTAAGGAGGCTAGCTAAAGAGATTAATGCCACGATCTACTTGTTCGGAAGTTACGCAAGAGGGGATTACACGCTTGAAAGCGACGTCGATGTAATTGTAGTGTGCGAGTGCTTCAAGGGCATGAAGTACATAGATAGAATAGAGTTCGTGAGGATGAAGTTACCGCGAGACATGGGCTTCGACTTAATAGCCCTAACACCTAAAGAACTCAAAGATAAAATGAAGTACTCCTTCTTCAAGGACATATCTAGTTACTGGATTGAGGTTAAGCCATAATGCTATTTAGTCAGAGAGCTAACACGACCTTATCTTGATAGTGGACGACGTGGATGGGTTAAGAAGAGATAGGTGCTTTATTCTACTCGATGTAAGTGTGAAGATGACAATTCGCTATGAATTGGGGCTTAAGAGGAGAGCGAGGTCATCAAGAATAAATCATACTAGCGAAGTACGCAAAATCTCAACGTCGCTAAGAGACTTTGGCTCAGAGACATTACGGGCACTTAACGATGAGACGAAGATAGATCATTCAGTTCGTATTTACTTAAGGAATTCTGTATACTCATTGAGCTTACTGTAACGCATCAAAATAGATTAGTCACATGAAGTTCTAACCGTCAGGATAAGCGGACCCCCAACTTCCGGTGAAGACTTCACTTGAAGTGGGCTCTTTTATGTGCACACGAAGGTCAAAGGCCATAAGTTACTTCATTATCTCAGCGGTGGACACTTGAAGGGTTTAGGAAAGGACTAAAAGGGAGCCAGCAAACATGACTGAGAAGATTAAATGGGCTCACGAAAATCCTCCAAGAGAAGTAGGCAGACCTCACTTATCGACAATGGCCTTCAATCCTCTTCACGCGATTGATCTACGCAAACCAATTTAAAGCTGCTGATCCTATTTCTATGGATTGCGGTCTTAATGAAGTTAGCTATAGCGTATTACTCTAGGACTGGGTATACGGAGCGAGTCGTCAACGAATTAAAGCAAGCTCTCACAAGTGAAAGCTTTACCGTAGACGTATACAAGGTCCTTCCAGTTAAGGAATACTCTAAGCCCCTTCACGTTAACTTAAGGCTCATATACGATACCATCTTTAAGAAGGGGGCGAGCATCAAGTTTGAGCCTAGCAAGCCTAAGCTTAGTGACTACGATCTCGTGGTTGTAGCCTCACCCATATGGATCGGCACGTTGTCTTCACCAATACAAGAGTTTCTGAAGAGACACGCTACCATGTGCCCCCTCCATAATCATCGGCTACGTGGGCTTGGGTGCTCGAAAGCTAGCCATCGCTGAGTCTCACAGCTGGGAGGTAGGAGGAGCCCTTCTCCATACCCAAATTTGGGTATGGCGCCTTTCAATTCCTTCAAGAGCCTCTTAAGGGGTGTTCTAAGCATTATACTTTAGGTTTAGAGGGGCTTGAACGCAGCTTCATTGAACCTAGTAGCGAGGAGAGATTACCCATATCCCCAATTCTCTGGGGATTGAGCTGAGATACTTTGCTCTAGAGATTGCATTAGAGAAGCATCCGATAAGGAGGAGGTTTGAAAGAAGAGAATACTTCGTGACCGACTTAGTGATGGCAGGAAAGATATTGAAAGGAATGAAAGAAATAAGTGAAAAAGTGAGACCTAAGCTCAAAGAGCTTGGAAGGTCCAGAGAAGTAATAGGCAAAAGGAACGGTTGAAGGAGACATACATGACATAGGTAAGGAGATCGTTATATAACAATGGCCGAAGCCGCCGGGCTCAAAGTCCTTGACATAGGAGAAGATGTATCCCACAGAAATTTATTGAAGCAGTAAAGGAGTTCAACCCGACATAGTCGGAATGTCCGATTTACTTACGCTAGCAACCGACTCTATGAAGAGGATGTCGACGCGATAAAGGCCGCCGGTCTTAGAGACAAGGTGAAGATAATAATTGGAGGTGAAAGAGTGGACGAGCATGCCAAGGAATACACTGTTATGAGAAGGAATATGTCAAGGAGGGAGCAGGAGCTAAAAGAAGCAGTGTATGAGAAACAGCTATTTAGTCAATAGTGGAGCCGTTAAGCAGGTAAGCTAATGATGCAAGTCAATCTTGTAGTTACAACAACGAGACTTTTATGCTTTCAAGCCCTGAATGGTCGAAGGGGATAAGGTTGGAACAAGGAACCAGTTAAGAGCCCCGTTTAGTACGAAATCATACTTGAAGTCCCATATTTCTCACATTAAGATGTGCAGTAATTTTTAAATAGTGTTACCTTACTAAGGTTATAGTAACACCATTAGCTTAGTGGTGTACGACCTTGACGTCTACTAAGCAAACATTGAAGGCGAGGTTTATAGTCTTCGTAATTACATTGCTAGCTATTATTTCTCTAAACCCCATTCCTATAATTGCTGCAGAAAACAATAGTAAACCAGTGGTCGTCGCGACAACCACTGTGTTAGCATCAGTTGTTGAAGACTTAGCCGGCGATAAAGTCGTAATTGAGTACATAGTTTTACCTAGTGTTTGCCCAGCACATCATGATATCAAGCCAAGCGATATTGAGAAGCTGAGATTAGCTTCGCTCATTTTAGCTCATGGAGTGGAGCCATGGCTCGACAAGCTATTAGAGGCAAGTGGCTCTCAAGCTCCTGTGGCTTGGATCAAAGGTTCTTGGAATACCCCTAGTGCTGCAAAGAGTCTCTATACTAATGTTGCTCAAGCTTTAAAAACTCATTTGGGCTTGGACGTGGAAGCAGCACTGAATAGATGCCTGAAAATAATAGATGATGTAGATCGGAGGTTGAGGCGGCTATCTGAAGATTATAATTTCAAAGAAGCACCGGTAGTCGTCATGGTATGGCAGAGACCATTTATTGAATACTTAGGCTTCAAGGTCGTAGCCTCCTACAACCCTCCTGAAAAAGTATCATTAAAGGAATACGAAGAGGTGTTAAGGAATGCAAGTGAACATAGAGCCCTTTTAGTGATAGATAACGTACCTAGTGGTGTTGAGCTTGGCTTGGGGATAGCTAGTAAAGTGGGGGCTGTCCACGTAGCTCTGCACAACTTTCCAAGAGCTGTACGTGAAGCTAATAACTTGACGGCTATGATGCTTTACAACGCCGAGCTTCTAGGGATGGCTTTAAACGAAGCGAGGAACGCAAGAACTTTAGAGACTCTAATAACAGAGAACTTAAGCTTAAGAAGCTCACTTGATAGCCTAACCGTTTACTTAGGCTCTTCGATAATCGTCAATGCTATCTTGGCCTTAGCCCTAGCCGTAAGCCTAATCAAGCTTAGGAGGTTCACTAAGTGAACTGGGGACTCTCATTAGAGGAGGCGATAAGGTTTCACGGTCACTTGGGCCCCTGGTTGGTCATAGGCTATAGATGCGGCGAGCTAGCTAGAAGGATTCTTAAGCCTAATGATCACCACGACTTGATATGCATCATTAAGATCCCAGCGAAGACCCCCTTTGCGTGTAGCATTGATGGTGTTCAAGCTTCAACATCATGCACTGCAGGCAAGATGAATATACGAGTAGAGGAAAGTGATGACTTCGAGTACATCTTCACCAAGCATTCAAGTGGCGAGACCATTAAGTTAAAGGTTAGGAAAGAGATTGTGGATAAGCTTACATCTACTCTCTCATTAGAGGAAGCAGCCAAAAAGATTATGGAGCTCGACCTATGGAGCTTATTCGAGTTGAGCTGAAGGACGTCTACGTCACATACAAGGATCCCAATAGATCCGCTCTATCAGGGATTAGCCTTTCAATAAGTGATCCAGGGCTCGTGTTAATCACTGGTCCCAATGGCTCTGGAAAGACAACGCTCCTAGAGACCTGTTTGGGGCTTCTCAAGCCATTCAAAGGCACAGCCAGGCTTCTTGGAGTTCCAACAACCAGCAGTAAAATACGTGAAGTTCGCAAGCTTTGCGGCTACTTACCTCAAAACTTCATGAGGCCTCCATACGAAGCACATACTGTTAGGCAGGTGATAGCGCTTGGCCTAGCTTCAATTAATGGACCTCTAAAACCGCTAACCGTCAAGGAGTGGGATAAGGTTAGGTACGTAAGCAAGCTTCTTGAGATTGAACACCTCCTCGAAGAGCCTATAGGTAGGCTTAGTGGAGGGCAACAACAAAGGGTCTTCTTAGCCAGGGCCCTCGTTAGAGACCCCCTCATCTTATTTCTAGACGAACCCCTCTCAAACATAGACTCTGAAGGTAGGGGGCAGGTCCTAGACGTTCTCCATAATTATGTGGAGTCCAGGAAGGCTACGATAATGGTGGTCTCGCACTTCGTTGATCCTAAGCTCAAGGGGCTAGCAACACTTACAGTCACGTTGATTGATGGAAGGGTTGTAAGCTTAACCAGTCGGTGCTAAACCATGTTTTGGCCGGTAATGATCACCATAGCCCTCGGAAGTGTACTACTTTCAGGGACGGGCTACTATACTTCAAAGCTAGGCTTAAGCACAATAGCTTTCGGTGCAGCTCATGCTGCACTAGCTGGCGCAGCTATAGCCTATGTCACCAATCTTAATCCAACGATCCTATCGCTTGCATTAGCAACCCTATTGGGAGCAATATTAAGTATTGTGGCTCGTAGGGCTAGCAACGAGTTGGTCAACAATGTCATAATGACTGCTTTCTCAGCGTTCAATGCTCTAGCCCTACTATCCATATACTTAAGCAACACCGTCGTTCTAGCAACAGTGGGTGTAGGAGCCCTCTTATGGGGGAGCCCTCTAGCGGTAACCCCTAATAGATTTCTAGTGATAGTAGCTCTACTTGCAACCTTTTTCTCTTACACCTCACTCTTTAGGCTCCAACTTCACTCAATAATCTTCGATAGGAGATTAGCTGAAGCAGAAGGGATCAGGGTAGACTTATTCACGCTCATAACGCTGGTATTCCTCTGCTTTTCCCTAGCCGTAATGTTGGAAGTCGTTGGGGGCTTCATGACCTTTACACTCCTCTACGTACCCAATGCTTTAGCAACCACAATAACCTCGAAAGCCTTAATTCAACTTGTAACATCAAGTATCTATGGCCTTGTGGCATCTCTCTTAGGGGCGTTACTAAGCTTCACACTTGACTTACCCATAGGAGCCACCATAGCCTTAACCATCTCAATGCTAACACTACCAATTTACGCTTACAAGATTCTACTACAACACTTAAAGAATCTTAAAGCTTGAGCAAGTAATAGGATCATCACTAAGAGTGCTAATCAATCAGCTCTAAGTATGTTGTTGCCATGTTGCTGTCGGAGCTAAAGCTGTTGACTTAGCCGTAAGTGTTACGGTGCCTACCCGGTTAAATTTCAAAGTCAAGCGATTTGCAACATTGAGCGTTGCACATTTCCAACTTTAGAGCTCGTGGCTCCTCAAGGTTTCTCAGTCCTCAATTTCAAGGTTATAAGCAGGGCTCTCACTCTGATAATGTTTTAAGCGTCTCAGCCTCAAGATCTTAATGATGTAGCAAGATCATCTCCGGTGATGGCGTGGAGAGGTTTATTAGAACTACTGGCGGTTCCTCCGGTGATAACTAGTGGTTTTTAAGAAGACCATGCTTGCCATTTTAGCCTTATATCTCATTACGTTCCTTCATGGCTCAAGCTATGCCATCACTTCTCAAGAGTCTTACTCGGATGGATCTGAGAAGTCCTTCTGGTCTTTCGGAGTTCCAAGGGTCCTAGACTGGAGTGATTACGGGTTGGCTGTTGGGACGAGTACAGGTCACCTACTCGTATATGACCATCATGGCTCCTTAAGGTGGGAGCGAAGGTTAAACTATACTAGCACATGGGACGTATCGTGGAGTGATAGTGGTGAATTAGCAGTTGTAAGCCTTGGACCTCCGGGTGTCCTCTATGTCTTTAATCATGACGGCGCTTTGCTCTGGAGCATGGAGTCCGAGCATCAAGCAAACTCAGTAGCGTGGAGCGGAGATATGATTGCTGTTGGAGCAGATAGCCTAATGGTCTTCGACAAAAGCGGGAAGCTACTATGGAGTAAGGGCGGCGACACCTTAGCTGTGTCCTGGTGTGGCAATCATCTTGCAGCAATTATGTGTTTAGGAGGTCCAGAGGGTACGTGGGGCGTCTACGTATTCGACAAGGAAGGCGGCGTATTGTGGGGTCTCCACGGTTTCTTGGACAAAATTTCGTGGAGCAGCAAGGGGGACTTAGCGATTCTCGAAACTTCTGATGGAGTGGTGTACGTCTTTAATCATTATGGAAGCTTGAAGTGGTCGAAGTACGTGAAGGAAGTAGAACCATCTTCTCTAATGTGGCTGGGCGACTTGCTAGCTGTAGGAGGTAGAGGCGGCGTTGTGGTCTTCGATGAAAGAGGTGAAGTTGCATGGAAGTACGAGCTCGAATACTGTGTACAAGCCATATCTTCATACGGAGACTTCCTCTTAGGAGTTGGATTGGATAGCGGGAACTTCACGCTACTCGATTCTCGGGGAAATATGCTATGGAGCTACTGGACCTGCGGCTACGTTTGGGCCATTAAGTTCTATAGTGACAAGATAGCAATCGCTAGCAGCGACGGCTACGTCCACGTACTAGATGGAAGTGGTACTCTGCTATGGAAAAGGAAGTTAGGCTTCCACGTGGAGGCAGTCGCTTTGCATCGAGGCCTAGTGGCTGTTGGCGGCTGGGACTCCAATGTTTTCGTGCTAGACTTAGAGGGGAGCGTGAAGTGGAGTGGTGAGACTGGATGGGTTGCTCACCTTGCTTGGTATGAAGACCTCCTAGCAGTCGGAGGTTATAGCGACCTATACGTCTTCGATGAGGAGGGTAATTTAAAGTGGAGCTTTAGTTTAGGCAAGGTCCGCTCCCTCTCGTGGAGTAGTAGTGGCCTCTTAGCAGTGGGCCTCAGCAACGGGCTTTGCGTATTCACTAAGGATGGAACCATACTTTGGAGCTATAAGACACCTGAGTGGGTCATCTCACTATCGTGGTCTGGCTCCCTCTTAGCCGTTGGCGTTGCTGGCGAGGGCGTCTTCGTGCTCGACGAGCAAGGAGACTTAAAGTGGTTCTTTAAGAGCACCGAGAGAAATGCCACGATACCTTGGCGCGTATCAGTTTCATGGTGGGGGGATGTGCTTATAGTCGTCACTGACAAGACTTACGCCCTAGATAAACAGGGGAACGTCTTGTGGTCTAGGGAGGTTTACGGGACAGTGATAGCACCTGGAAAGGACTTCGTGGCTTTCGGTGGAGTTATGGGAATTTACGTGCTCGACGAAGATGGCGAGTTAGAGTGGTCATACACACCACCCGAGTCTATTAAGCCGAAAGAATACTACACGAAGCCCTACCCACAATACGTGTACTGCCTCAGCTGGATGGGCAACTGCCTCGTTGCTGGGGACTGGCTTGGGCTAGTCCTTCTATTTAATGAAACCGGTGACTTAATGTGGAGTTACTGTATGGGATCCGCTACCTTCTCAGTCTCAGCATCAGTTGAGAATAGTACGATAACGATTGGAGGAGATGGAGGTTTACTAATCAAGAAGATCCCCTTAATATCTGAGCCCAAGAAGATGCTTCTAAAACTTCCAGTGCCCTACGATAAGTTCAACTTAGCATACATTAACAAGACCCTCCTATACATGAACGGAAGCACAACCATAATTCCACCTCAATACCTGTGCTCTCCAGGATTCACGGTAAGCAATGAGAGTGCCTACGCCTTCTTGGAAGCTACGCTGAGCTCCTCTGCACCCATCCAGCTCACTCTCATGACCGAGAGTGAGCTCAAAGAGTTTACTAGAACAAGGTCTATAGGCTCCAAGCTCACGTGGACTGGCAAGGAGATTAACGCTAGCGTTCAACTGGATCCAGGAACGTACTTCCTTGTCTTACGCTCAACAGAGCAAGCAGAGGTAAGCTACTTCATTAAGGCTTACGAGAGCTCCCTACCATCATTCGAGGAAGCGAGAGTCTACCTGCCTATAGGGATAGTCGACTACGGCGTTACATCATTGCCTGAGGGGAGGATTGGATACAGCTACGAGTATGTAGAGACTTGGGGTCTAGCTGAGATACGTGAGTTATACGCGACCAGACCCTTCGACGATGACGAGATGAAGCATTGTCTCACACTTCAGCTAAACGCCTTCTTACACGTAAAGGCCGAAAACGGTTGGCAGGTCTACTGGGTTCAAAACATAGTTATCTTAGATACTGAGACCAAGCGGCTAAGGTTATTGAACAATTTGTGGAATGCCACCACGTATCCCATCTCGACGTTGAACAGGCAGCTGGTTAAGGGTAATGGTAGCATAGCTAAAGAGATGAGGGCTGGCGACTACTACTTCTACATTGTTGAGAGGTGGATGGATTATAGCTACCCTCTAACGATCCTTCTTCACTTATCAGTAAAGATGGAGGATGGCACAGTAAGATTGGAGTTTGGCAAGTCAATTGCTAGTGAGCCCGTGGAGCTCTACGATACTGTTCTTCTCCACGTTAACTCTAACACTGCTTGCTTTAAGGTTGATCCAACGACATACCCCTTAAGCGACTTGGAGTTAGTATTAGCTGGACCATCTGGAGTGAAGCCGAAGACCGTGGTTGAGAGGATTGACGCCAACTTAAAGCTGCTTGTCAACATTAACGGGGAGTTGATCCCTATTCCCACGGCTTATAGCCACGGCTACATCACGCATGAGAGAGTTAAGGGGGTCCATGCAAGCTACTGCGGAGACTACGTGGTTCGTCTAAGCTCTGGTAAAGCCACGCCCACCCAAGTCTACTATTCCACTAAAACCCTACCATCCATGCAGCTACTATGGATACGCGATCCACTAGACATCTTCAGTGGAGTGAAGCTCATCGAGGTGGGAAGGGGTCTTGAGGTACCAATAGGTTATCTAATCGATCTAGGTAATAGAACCCGCTTGATCTTGAAAAGCTACGAGTACACTTCAAAGAATGAAGTAACGCTAAACTGGGGTAAACAGTACCACATCTCCGCTACTTCCGATTATGGGGTTGTAGAGGGCATTGGCTGGTACGATGAGGGTGATGAGGCGAGAATAACAATCTCCCCAATAAAGTTCGAAGAGGACTCCAAGACCTACAAGTTCAAGGGGTGGGAGGAGAACGGAACCTTAGTGAGCGCATCGCCTACATACGTATTCAAGGTGCAGTTTCCCACAACACTGAAAGCTAAATGGACAGTTGAGGGACTAGCCATCTCAACGGAATTACTTATCAACATAATAATTGGAGCTCTAATAGCTCTAATAGCAATCACCATAACGTTTGTAATAATGTTAACGCGTAGAGGAGGAGCGCTGAGCCATTAATATCCAACTATGATGGATGGAGAGACCTATCCGATATTGCCTAATGCAGCCTTAGAGTAAGAGGGGAGGGCCAAGGCGAAGAGGAAGAAACGCTGACTTGAAAGTACTGGCGCCAAGTAAGAGACAGTAGACGAGTTGATGACCAATGAGCTTGATAAGCTGTTGAATAGCCAAGGTAAAGTTGCAAGGTTTCTCTTTCATCTTCATAAATGGAGTCACGAAGAGTTGGTCGTTTGAGAGGCTAAGAAAAGTGGTGTACGTTATTATCCTCTACAAGAGGGTGATGTAAAGGGTTTAGAACTTTTAAGCATACTGAAAATCTTTGGAATGCCACCTCATGGTGCTGGTCTTGGTGCGCTAAGAAGCCTTATAAGGTGTGAAGTAGGTTGTTCATTATAGGTGGGTTGTAGTGAGCTACAATTATGGTACAAGCACCTTCCCTTTAGTAGCTCTTCTAGTGAACGTTACGATAGTTAGTGGGATAATAGTGCGCATCAGCCACTTATACGGTGTAAGCGCGGAGACCTACGCTTACTATGGCTGGGCTCTAGGAACTGCCATTATCGTGCTCCTGTGCATAAATGCACTATACGCTTTCACGGGCTATGCTGTAATTACTGGAAGGAAGCTCTCCAAGCAACTCATCATCAGCACAACTATAACTCAGATAGTCTTGCTAATAGCAGTCACAGCCATAACTATGGATCCCTTAATGTTCTTGGGGCTTGCACCCTCAATAGCATCGACTATTGCTGTTATAGCATCAATGTACCGTGTCACGTCTACGACGTAGATGGTAAGATCGAAACATTTTATTATCGAATAATCGGTTTATACATTTGTTTAAGCTTATTAACCCCTTATTCTATGGAAGTGGAGGAAAGTTTCATGAAGGAGCTTTATGAGAGCAGGAAAGTTGTTCTTGCTATAAGTGCAACAATCCATATCATAGGTGCAGCTGTGCTTATCGTGTTGACGTCTCAGTCGATCTTCCTCCTCGTTACTATACTCTCAATCACTGAGCTTAAGAACCCGCTCGTAAGTGAGAAGGCAATAGATAGCAGTCTCCTATACTCTGGAGACCTGCATTCCTTGCTACTGCTCTCCTCAATACTTGTCCTCCCAATGAGTTACGTAATGATAAGAAAACGAGTAGCACTTCGCAGTCAAGCAAAGCTCTATTTGTATAGCTCAATAATCATGCTGATAGCCATGATGTCCATGTTTGTAACAGCACATGCATTCGGGTTAGAGGTAATACGTTCAATATCTGGTTGCGAAAGTATCAAAGAGTATTCTGTGAGGATGAGCTTTTTGGTTATTGAATTTATGTGGCGTTGCCGATAAATTATGGTGCATATTCTTCCATATCTTAACTCAACTACATTTTGCTTCCCGAAAATAATTCATTCTTATTGCGTGGAATCCACACGTTTACCGTTCCATTCCATCACTTTGCATATGTGACTAGTGTACAGTGAAGTCTCTCACTAACCTAATGTGGTTCGTGTTTTAATGGAATTAGTGAAATCTAGACATTTACGAGACGCCCTTCCCCATTTAATTATTGGCCCTTCCCATACCGATTACAGTACTATATGCTACAAAACAATATGAAATAAAAGGTGAAGAGTTGTTATTAAGTGCTATTATCCTAAGCTATACTATCGTCATGCTCTTTCAATGCCTAAAG harbors:
- a CDS encoding Coenzyme F420 hydrogenase/dehydrogenase, beta subunit C-terminal domain, which gives rise to MSWRPKLPITNVYQLLDANICSVCGACVIACHWKAVYFDPRTPSRVSRDVKLCVDCSRCLIVCPQATLWVRRDFYLDDFKIMGAYHARSKDEKVLSIAQDGGTVTTMAMRALERKLVDAVILAGTEDRLIPKPVLAFTPEDVLKCAKSKYFYIPSLIELGRYDKVKSVMVVGLPCQIRAIERLAEFDIGISRKVTYKVGLFCKHNLDYDSMVERLLPKVGVAVEDLAKVDVKGKVIVYDKAGRSYELPLSEYESLTRPSCLQCPEFVSRYADINVGSTGAPDGWNMVLVMSKRGEELINALMDALEIKRPANDELNKVYRMDRGKRREASRFFKEFYGVEVGERFLDRDTWRIISR
- a CDS encoding ATP-binding cassette domain-containing protein, with translation MELIRVELKDVYVTYKDPNRSALSGISLSISDPGLVLITGPNGSGKTTLLETCLGLLKPFKGTARLLGVPTTSSKIREVRKLCGYLPQNFMRPPYEAHTVRQVIALGLASINGPLKPLTVKEWDKVRYVSKLLEIEHLLEEPIGRLSGGQQQRVFLARALVRDPLILFLDEPLSNIDSEGRGQVLDVLHNYVESRKATIMVVSHFVDPKLKGLATLTVTLIDGRVVSLTSRC
- a CDS encoding zinc ABC transporter substrate-binding protein, with the translated sequence MTSTKQTLKARFIVFVITLLAIISLNPIPIIAAENNSKPVVVATTTVLASVVEDLAGDKVVIEYIVLPSVCPAHHDIKPSDIEKLRLASLILAHGVEPWLDKLLEASGSQAPVAWIKGSWNTPSAAKSLYTNVAQALKTHLGLDVEAALNRCLKIIDDVDRRLRRLSEDYNFKEAPVVVMVWQRPFIEYLGFKVVASYNPPEKVSLKEYEEVLRNASEHRALLVIDNVPSGVELGLGIASKVGAVHVALHNFPRAVREANNLTAMMLYNAELLGMALNEARNARTLETLITENLSLRSSLDSLTVYLGSSIIVNAILALALAVSLIKLRRFTK
- a CDS encoding metal ABC transporter permease; translation: MFWPVMITIALGSVLLSGTGYYTSKLGLSTIAFGAAHAALAGAAIAYVTNLNPTILSLALATLLGAILSIVARRASNELVNNVIMTAFSAFNALALLSIYLSNTVVLATVGVGALLWGSPLAVTPNRFLVIVALLATFFSYTSLFRLQLHSIIFDRRLAEAEGIRVDLFTLITLVFLCFSLAVMLEVVGGFMTFTLLYVPNALATTITSKALIQLVTSSIYGLVASLLGALLSFTLDLPIGATIALTISMLTLPIYAYKILLQHLKNLKA
- a CDS encoding formylmethanofuran dehydrogenase subunit E family protein — translated: MNWGLSLEEAIRFHGHLGPWLVIGYRCGELARRILKPNDHHDLICIIKIPAKTPFACSIDGVQASTSCTAGKMNIRVEESDDFEYIFTKHSSGETIKLKVRKEIVDKLTSTLSLEEAAKKIMELDLWSLFELS
- a CDS encoding HEPN domain-containing protein, with translation MRWATPIRDEVSNWLAEARSDAHHAEASINIGDYNWACFAAQQAVEKALKALILHVLGEYPRGHDLVKLYRRIKGAIDVQLSEGALAKLSAYYTIARYPNAGMERPSEEITKENAEEALSIARGVLDEITKIIRDP
- a CDS encoding NAD(P)H-dependent oxidoreductase, which gives rise to MKLAIAYYSRTGYTERVVNELKQALTSESFTVDVYKVLPVKEYSKPLHVNLRLIYDTIFKKGASIKFEPSKPKLSDYDLVVVASPIWIGTLSSPIQEFLKRHATMCPLHNHRLRGLGCSKASHR
- a CDS encoding AbrB/MazE/SpoVT family DNA-binding domain-containing protein, with product MRRRQMVIPKIVKEYVGIKPGDEVFMDVREELVITPVVSPKEFAEDFCSAIKRKLVSKVDLERLVE
- a CDS encoding nucleotidyltransferase domain-containing protein, yielding MRSQRLFEIRREALEALRRLAKEINATIYLFGSYARGDYTLESDVDVIVVCECFKGMKYIDRIEFVRMKLPRDMGFDLIALTPKELKDKMKYSFFKDISSYWIEVKP